In Caldisericia bacterium, the DNA window CTCAAGAGTGTGAGGAACATTCCCACCAAGTCCAAATCTCAACTTTACTATCTCCCTTTCTCTTTCTGGTAGGAATTTAAGCATCTCCATGAGTTCTTCGTTAGAGCAGCTTATTATTGTTTCCTCCTCAGGAGAGAGAATCCTTTTATCTTCCACAAAGTCTGCAAGTCTTGTATCTTCATCATCACCCACAGGAGTCTCAAGAGAGATGGGAACCTGAGCAATTCTCTTGAAATCCTGTATCTTTTTAACAGGAAGTCCCATTTCTTTTGCAATTTCCTCATCTGTTGGTTCTCTTCCAAGCTTTTGCATAAGTTGCCTCGTAACCTTCTTCAACCTATTTATGTTCTCTACCATGTGAACAGGAACTCTTATAGTTCTTGCCTGATCAGCAAGAGCCCTTGTTATGGATTGTCTTATCCACCATGTAGCGTATGTTGAGAATCTCCATCCTTTTCTATAATCAAATTTCTCCGTTGCCTTTATCAATCCAAGATTACCTTCCTGGATTAAATCTAAAAAGAGAAGTCCTTGACCTATATATTTCTTTGCTATGCTTACCACAAGTCTTAAATTGCTTTCAATAAGTTTCTTTCTTGCCTTTTCCCTTTCCTCAGGCGTTCCTTCTCTCATCTTCTTTGCAAGTTCATACTCCTCCTTTGGGCTAAGAAGAGGAATTTTACTTATCTCTCTAAGATATGCGTTTACAGGGTCGAGGGGACCAACCACTTCTTCCTCTTGTTTTTTCTCTTCCTTCTTTGTCTCCTCTTTTTGTGTCTCCGATTGAATCTCTTTTTTATCTCCAAACTTAACACCCTCTTCTATAAGAGTTTCATACATTTCATCTACCTCTTCAGAGGTAAGGTCTTCAATGGATTCGAGGGTTTGAATTATATCTTCATAGGAAAGCCTACCTTTTTCTTTCCCTTCCTTTATCAAATTCTCTATCTCCTTATGCTTAAATTTTTCAGGCAAACTTTACACCTCCTTTTTGTGTAAAAAACTTTTTATCTCTTTCTCAATCTCAAACAACTTTAATTTTAAGTAATTAAATCTTTCTTCATCCTTTTTGTCTATCTCATCAATCTCCTTTATAATCTTCTCTTTAACCCTTATAAGATATCTTAACTTAAACCTTCTAAAAATGTCGAAAAACACTTCTTCACTTATCTCATTATCCTCAAGAATCATCTCTCTGTAGATAGAATCTTCTTCTAATACATCCTTAGTCAAATTAGAGGTAAACTTTCTGTACAGATTCCTGTATCTTTCTGTGAAAAAGTAATTCTCATCAATCTCATCTTTTATTATACTAAAAAACTCTTCATTTTTAACAATAGCTGATAAGAATTCTCTTTCAAGGAGATCTTTCTGTTCTAATATGCTTTCGTCTCTTTTCTTTTTCTTTTTTCCTCTCTTAATTTCATTAAGTATTATATCTTCGGGAAATTTTGTTCTTTCTGCTATCTTTCTTATCACTTCAAATCTTTTGGCTTCATCCTTTATCCTCTTTGCTATTTCTATTAAATCCTTTACAAGTGGAACAGCGCTCTCATCATTCCTATGCAACTTCTCTGCTTCGCTCCATAGAAATGTTACTACATCTGGTGCATCTTTAAGAAGTTTAAAGAAACTCTCTTTTCCATTTTTTAACACATATTCATCTGGATCAAGATTTTCTGGTATCTTAACTATTCTTACATCAAAATTTAGAGTTTCTGCT includes these proteins:
- the rpoD gene encoding RNA polymerase sigma factor RpoD → MPEKFKHKEIENLIKEGKEKGRLSYEDIIQTLESIEDLTSEEVDEMYETLIEEGVKFGDKKEIQSETQKEETKKEEKKQEEEVVGPLDPVNAYLREISKIPLLSPKEEYELAKKMREGTPEEREKARKKLIESNLRLVVSIAKKYIGQGLLFLDLIQEGNLGLIKATEKFDYRKGWRFSTYATWWIRQSITRALADQARTIRVPVHMVENINRLKKVTRQLMQKLGREPTDEEIAKEMGLPVKKIQDFKRIAQVPISLETPVGDDEDTRLADFVEDKRILSPEEETIISCSNEELMEMLKFLPEREREIVKLRFGLGGNVPHTLEEVGAKFNVTRERIRQIESKAIRRLRQLLKKEKKI